From the Thunnus albacares chromosome 24, fThuAlb1.1, whole genome shotgun sequence genome, one window contains:
- the LOC122976054 gene encoding NLR family CARD domain-containing protein 3-like → MDQCEDREEGVPPSKRSRRGEHDSQTKAQRRTRRQHRLDSAGPGPGPGPGPEPEPEPSCVSFKSDRSKKDIIDFKRRHSSDKKIHQRPDSPGPEPSCVSFKSDRSKKDVINFKQRHSSDQKVDQESSEVPSGQSAQQHQTHLDSIFMLLEENIVTFVKNELKKMQKVLSPDYPECLEGQREDEEVLDGEEEEQRRSSRDAFLKITLHFLRRMKEEELADRLQSRTPAGRCRRKLKSNLKKKFQCVFEGIAKAGNQTLLNQIYTELYITEGGNAEVNDEHEVRQIETATRKPDRPETTIRQEDIFKASPGRDEPIRTVMTKGVAGIGKTVLTQKFTLDWAEDKANQDIQFTFPFTFRELNVVKEKKYSLVELVHHFFTETKEAGICRFEEFQVLFIFDGLDECRLPLDFKNNEILTDVKESTSVDVLMTNLIRGKLLPSARLWITTRPAAANQIPPECVGMVTEVRGFTDPQKEEYFRKRFRDEKQASTIISHIKTSRSLHIMCHIPVFCWITATVLEHVLENRGGGELPKTMTEMYVRLVVLQSKLKNVKYDGGAETDPHWSPESRKMIESLGKLAFEQLQKGNLIFYESDLTDCDIDIKAASVCSGMFTQIFKQEDCGMFEEMVFCFIHLSVQEFLAALHVHLTFMNSGVNLLAEEQTTPQKSEVFRGKSTRFYQSAVNEALQSPNGHLDLFLRFLLGLSLQTNQTLLRGLLTQTGSSSQTNQETIEYIKEKISEDLSAERSINLFHCLNELNNCSLVKEIQQYLRSGRLSTGKLSPAQWSALVFILLSSEKDLDVFDLKKYSASEKALLRLLPVVKASNKALLSGCNLSERSCAALSSVLSSQSSSLRELDLSNNNLQDSGLKQLSAGLESLHCTLENLRLSGCDLSERSCAALSSVLSSQSSSLRELDLSNNNLQDSGLKQLSAGLESPHCTLENLSLQPAGVRWLTPGLRKYFCQLTLDPNTAHRNLKLSDNNRKVTYVEEDQSYPDHPDRFDVFRQLLCRNDLTGRCYWEVEWRGGLVYISVSYRGISRKGKSYDCLFGRNDQSWSLDCSDVGRHSVCHNKRQTPISSSSSSSSSSSSSSSSSSVSNRVGVYVDCPAGTLSFYRVSSDTLIHLHTFNTTFTQPLCAGFTVWSGSVSLCSL, encoded by the exons atggatcagtgtgaggacagagaggagggagtccctccctctaaacGCTCTCGGcgtggggaacatgacagccagaccaaagctcagag aaGAACAAGGAGGCAGCACAGACTagactctgctggacctggacctggacctggacctggacctgaacctgaacctgaacccagctgtgtgtccttcaAGAGCGACCGGTCAAAGAAGGATATTATTGATTTTAAACGACGACATTCATCTGATAAAAA GATCCATCAGAGACCAGATTCTCCtggacctgaacccagctgtgtgtccttcaAGAGTGACCGGTCAAAGAAGGATGTTATTAATTTCAAACAACGACATTCATCTGATCAAAA AGTGGaccaggagagctcagaggttcccagtggtcagtctgcccagcagcatcaaacacacctggactccatatttatg ctgctggaggagaacatcgtcacttttgtgaagaacgagctgaagaagatgcagaaggttctgagtccagattacccagaatgccTAGAGGgtcagagggaggatgaggaggtgttggatggtgaggaggaagagcagaggaggagcagcagagacgcatttctgaagatcacactgcacttcctgaggagaatgaaggaggaggagctggctgaccgtctgcagagca GGACTCCTGCTGGCAGGTGTCGACGTAAACTTAAAtctaacctgaagaagaagttccagtgtgtgttcgaggggattgctaaagcaggaaaccaaacccttctgaatcagatctacacagagctctacatcacagagggagggaatgcagaggtcaatgatgaacatgaggtcagacagattgaaacagcaaccaggaaaccagacagaccagaaacaacaatcagacaagaagacatctttaaagcctcacctggaagagatgaaccaatcagaacagtgatgacaaagggagtggctggcattgggaaaacagtcttaacacagaagttcactctggactgggctgaagacaaagccaaccaggacatacagttcacatttccattcactttcagagagctgaatgtggtgaaagagaaaaagtacagcttggtggaacttgttcatcacttctttactgaaaccaaagaagcaggaatctgcaggtttgaagagttccaggttctgttcatctttgacggtctggatgagtgtcgacttcctctggacttcaagaacaatgagatcctgactgatgttaaagagtccacctcagtggatgtgctaatgacaaacctcatcagggggaaactgcttccctctgctcgcctctggataaccacacggcctgcagcagccaatcagatccctcctgagtgtgttggcatggtgacagaggtcagagggttcactgacccacagaaggaggagtacttcaggaagagattcagagatgagaagcaggccagcaccatcatctcccacatcaagacatcacgaagcctccacatcatgtgccacatcccagtcttctgctggatcactgctacagttctggagcatGTGTTGGAAaacagagggggaggagagctgcccaagaccaTGACTGAGATGTACGTTCGCCTTGTGGTGCttcagtccaaactgaagaatgtcaagtatgatggaggagctgagacagatccacattggagtccagagagcaggaagatgattgagtctctgggaaaactggcttttgagcagctgcagaaaggcaacctgatcttctatgaatcagacctgacagatTGTGACATTGATATCAAAGCAGCCTCAGTGTGCTCAGGAAtgttcacacagatctttaaaCAGGAGGACTGTGGGATGTTTGAAGAAATGGTGTTCTGCTTCATCCATCTGAGTGtacaggagtttctggctgctcttcatgtccatctgacattcatgaactctggagtcaatctgctggcagaagaacaaacaacaccCCAGAAGTCTGAAGTGTTCAGAGGCAAATCAACACGtttctaccagagtgctgtgaACGAGGCCTTacagagtccaaatggacacctggacttgttcctccgcttcctcctgggtctttcactgcagaccaatcagactctcctaAGAGgcctgctgacacagacaggaagtagctcacagaccaatcaggaaACAATTGAGTACATCAAGGAGAAGATCAGTGAggatctgtctgcagagagaagcatcaatctgttccactgtctgaatgaactgaataaTTGTTCTCTAGTGaaggagatccaacagtacctgagGTCAGGACGTCTCTCCACAggtaaactgtctcctgctcagtggtcagctctggtcttcatcttactgtcatcagaaaaagatctggatgtgtttgacctgaagaaatactctgcttcagagaaggctcttctgaggctgctgccagtggtcaaagcttccaacaaagctct gctgagtggctgtaacctctcagagagaagctgtgcagctctgtcctcagttctcagctcccagtcctctagtctgagagagcttgacctcagtaacaacaacctgcaggattcaggactgaagcagctgtctgctggactggagagtctacactgtacactggaaaaTCTCAG gctgagtggctgtgacctctcagagagaagctgtgcagctctgtcctcagttctcagctcccagtcctctagtctgagagagcttgacctcagtaacaacaacctgcaggattcaggactGAAGCaactgtctgctggactggagagtccacactgtacactggaaaaTCTCAG cctgcagcctgctggagtccgatggttgacaccaggtctgaggaagt atttctgtcaactcacactggatccaaacacagcacacagaaacctcaaactgtctgacaacaacaggaaggtgacataTGTGGAGgaggatcagtcatatcctgatcatccagacagatttgatgtcTTTcgtcagctgctgtgtagaaatgatctgactggtcgctgttactgggaggtcgagtggagaggaggaCTGGTTTATatatcagtgagttacagaggaatcagcaggaaaggaaaaagttatgactgtttgtttggaaggaatgatcagtcctggagtctggaCTGCTCTGATGTTGGTCGTCACTCTGTCTGTCACAATAAGAGACAAACacccatctcctcctcctcctcctcctcctcctcctcctcctcctcctcctcctcctcctctgtttctaacagagtaggagtgtatgtggactgtcctgctggcactctgtccttctacagagtctcctctgacacactgatccacctccacaccttcaacaccacattcactcagcctctgtgtgctggGTTTACAGTCTGGTCtggttcagtgtctctgtgttctctgtag